The Dioscorea cayenensis subsp. rotundata cultivar TDr96_F1 chromosome 18, TDr96_F1_v2_PseudoChromosome.rev07_lg8_w22 25.fasta, whole genome shotgun sequence genome includes the window AGACGCACTACACTTTTGAGTTCCTCTACTTGAGTCACAGTGCAGAGTCTCCACGGGCTGACCCTACCACCCTTGCTTTGGTCCCTTTGTGTCACCACAGCCGCTTTGTCTAGGCACCTTGCTTGCAGCGGGGATAGATATGCATGTTAATATGTTATAGAAAAGGCTAGAAAAGAATCCAGTACtagtaaaaaaatcaaattacaaTTTCAAGTctaatattagtatatatatacatatactaacCTGAACTCATCAGTATGCTCTAGCTTGGGACTGCCTTGTATAGCAGATCCATTATCATTGATCTCATGAAGAAGAGATTTGTCAGCAGGCACCTCAACATGAGTTTTTCCTGATTGCAGATACAATAACTTGGGCCATACGAGTGAGCGGGCTTCCTCCGGGCATTTGATGCCTGTATAACTGAGTCCCTGAAAAGAAGCTGATAACTGCAATGGCCATTACTATTGCTGGGATACCAAACCCCCATCCCCAGCCCACATTCATCTGGATCCATACCAGCACCGAGGAGGCAATAAGAGCACCAATATTTATGGTGAAATAGAACCAGTTGAAGAAGGAGctcttgctcttcttctcaCTTTGATCAGATTCATCAAACTGATCCGCACCAAAGGAAGAGACGCACGGTTTGATGCCTCCGGTCCCTAATGCAATCAGGTAAAGAGCTACGAACACAACGGCGCTCTGCACCTGTTTTGGGTGGCAGACATCACGACCATTACACGAAGATGGCTTTAGCCCATTTATGCATGTTGTCATTGATAACAGCGCCAAACCCTGCATGCGTACAAAAcatatagtaaaatatatatatatatatatatatagcacgtacaacaattaatatatttgaagaaTATAATTATGAcagtatatattaatatatagtacTTCATGAATTCTTACAAATATGTAGATAATCATGAAGGTGGCAATGGTCCTGTATCTTCCCCAGTAGGCATCGGCAACAAAAGCGCCGAGGAGAGGCATTATGTAGCATGTTCCTGACCAATAGGTCACATTATTTGCTGCTGTGGTATTCGCCATGTGGAGCCGGTCTTTCATGTAGTTCACCAAATTGGTGCTCATGCCATAGTATGCCAATCTTTCACAACATTCATTTGCTGTGGAAAAAGCATTGAAAGGCTTTTGTATAATTCACATGATGTTTGTTAAATAAACTTGTGATGATATTAATTTAAGGAGAAGAAACTTGACAAACTATAAtcgaaaataaatcaataaattataccTAGTATATAAGGGCAAGCCCTCCAGTTCCCCGTATTCTTCTTGATAGCAGGCTTCCCTGAGATATCTGTTGTTCCATCTTTGGTGTACTTACCTTCAAGTTCTTCCATGGTGCATGTGGGCCTGAAAGAAATTAAAGGCAATAGCGGTGTATGTAAAATGCTTATGTTTTCAATGATTGAATGGTGTGCCTGGAGGTCTATATTAGTGATTCatccattttataaaaaaaataaaaaaacaaaaaaatttaataataattattcataaatattttttttattagtttctcCTCAAGACGGACAGAACAGTGATGAGTTTATCACGTaactaacaaaaaaatagtggatatcaaaaacatgaaaatgatCAAAATTGGGTTTtgtaagaagaagaagctcaTGATGTGATTTATGTTGGAGGATGAGAGTGGGAAGAAGATTCATGAGGTACACAACAGAGGAAAAAGCTTCAAACTAAAAGTATTTAGAAATAGGCACGGACAAGAAGGATGAGGCCAATTTTAGTAATGTGACAAATTTTTTGTTGGGTAACATCATTTTATTGAGTAGTGTAGAGGTAAGATATGCCAATAAGAGATATAATGAGTGTTGAGCTATTCAACAAAAGCTAATAGAGGGGTTCTTAAAATGttagtgttttcatttattaaataaaatacataaatgtaatatttttatacatggattaaataatctaaaaatgaaaaaaaaaataaaaaatatttcaatcctaatttataaagatttaaaatatttattatatgagaaaattatatattgtcATAATTAGAATCTTTAATTTCATGGAAAGAGTATTTAACAATAATAGAGAATTattctctaatattttttaacataaggGACAAGCTGAGGTATATATGTTTTATCAAGTCTGcagcttattgttgttgtcgttgttgttgatgttgctgTTTATGATTAAACACATTATGACAAgagagataataaataaaatgaaaaggatACTCAAGGCTTGTAGAGCAATCCTAGGCATTGAGTATTTATGGTGCCCATGGTCAATAAATACCTTGAGAAAACTCCTTTGCATGGCACAAGCACAACAAACCAGAATCAATCATCACACACCACTGGAAACTGGAAAGCTGAAAATCACGCCTTCATGACATTTGGGACTTGAAATAGAAAACTAATTTTGGGAGACTAAACTAATTTGCATTGCACCTGACTCTCTCCCCACCAATTGATAAAGATACTTGCAAAAAAAATGCTTCTTAAATAACATGATGTATTATGGCTTTCTTAAGTTAAAACATGAACTGAAGCAGCAAGGGTCACCCAATTCATAGAAGCCTTAATTAGAAGCAATGCTAAATAAATTGGTTTGTAGATTAACGCATGCACACAGTACTGGCCGCTGcagcatatatttttttgcaagCAAGAGTAAAATCAATGAGAAGAAACTAAGATCAATGAGAAGAAACATAGCTGTactaaaaactaaacaaaaaaatcaggACCCATCACTGAATTCTCTGCGTAACTTACCTGAAGCACTTAGTTTAAAATTGTATTGTTTGGCATCAGTGATACATTCCACGCTCCACCATTCAGTAGTACTCTGCTTATACaccatagatatatatatatatatatatatatattattatatatgtgtgtgtgtggatcAGTGGATGTGTGATGAAAACAGCTATAACTTGGTAGGCTGGGCGTAATATGGCATCGAATTGAATTGGGGTTGATTAGGGTGTGTCATTAATGTGGTTGTGCTGTACAACAAGTATGGCTGAGGCGGTGTGGCACACAGTCttataaatatgaaagaaaagcCATTACTCACTCCTATTTCAGGATAGAGTCACTCCCACACGGTAGCCTTTTCCAATTCCCAGTTTCCCACCCTTGTCTGCCTTTAAATTCTCTGTTTTATATGACTtatgaaaatcaataaaaatgctTCAACTTGAGCCCAAGTGTGTGGATCCAAATTTGAGCCCAATGTGCAGCTCACCTTGCTGCTGTTACTGTTAGAGAAAGCAGAGATTGAAGAAGAATTTAGTGGATTTTTGGCGTGTGCAGAGACACCTGCCCTCACAAAATTTATCACTCGCGTCTGCATCTCGGGTTTTACAACAATTCCCTCAGGATACAACAAAATTCCAAAAtcatattttgcaaaaaaataatgatctaCATGGAGAACttttactatatttaaaaaGNNNNNNNNNNNNNNNNNNNNNNNNNNNNNNNNNNNNNNNNNNNNNNNNNNNNNNNNNNNNNNNNNNNNNNNNNNNNNNNNNNNNNNNNNNNNNNNNNNNNNNNNNNNNNNNNNNNNNNNNNNNNNNNNNNNNNNNNNNNNNNNNNNNNNNNNNNNNNNNNNNNNNNNNNNNNNNNNNNNNNNNNNNNNNNNNNNNNNNNNNNNNNNNNNNNNNNNNNNNNNNNNNNNNNNNNNNNNNNNNNNNNNNNNNNNNNNNNNNNNNNNNNNNNNNNNNNNNNNNNNNNNNNNNNNNNNNNNNNNNNNNNNNNNNNNNNNNNNNNNNNNNNNNNNNNNNNNNNNNNNNNNNNNNNNNNNNNNNNNNNNNNNNNNNNNNNNNNNNNNNNNNNNNNNNNNNNNNNNNNNNNNNNNNNNNNNNNNNNNNNNNNNNNNNNNNNNNNNNNNNNNNNNNNNNNNNNNNNNNNNNNNNNNNNNNNNNNNNNNNNNNNNNNNNNNNNNNNNNNNNNNNNNNNNNNNNNNNNNNNNNNNNNNNNNNNNNNNNNNNNNNNNNNNNNNNNNNNNNNNNNNNNNNNNNNNNNNNNNNNNNNNNNNNNNNNNNNNNNNNNNNNNNNNNNNNNNNNNNNNNNNNNNNNNNNNNNNNNNNNNNNNNNNNNNNNNNNNNNNNNNNNNNNNNNNNNNNNNNNNNNNNNNNNNNNNNNNNNNNNNNNNNNNNNNNNNNNNNNNNNNNNNNNNNNNNNNNNNNNNNNNNNNNNNNNNNNNNNNNNNNNNNNNNNNNNNNNNNNNNNNNNNNNNNNNNNNNNNNNNNNNNNNNNNNNNNNNNNNNNNNNNNNNNNNNNNNNNNNNNNNNNNNNNNNNNNNNNNNNNNNNNNNNNNNNNNNNNNNNNNNNNNNNNNNNNNNNNNNNNNNNNNNNNNNNNNNNNNNNNNNNNNNNNNNNNNNNNNNNNNNNNNNNNNNNNNNNNNNNNNNNNNNNNNNNNNNNNNNNNNNNNNNNNNNNNNNNNNNNNGGAAGTTATTACGTATTGCTGTGGAAAAAAAACTATGGTATAATATATTGAGACAACACTCTTTACTCACCTGCTTCTAATGGAATAGCTGAAAAGGGAAAATAGAACTCTTAGCGATGTGGCGATGAAGTGCTATGTTAATTAGTTCGAAGGCGCTCCCACAATTTATGGGGAGAAGCCATTTTGATCAGCCTTGtcatattcaaaatagaatTCCTTTTAAGAAAAACCTGGTAAAACTCCTTGAATTATGGAAGTGATATGCacctaatttaaaaatatcttaaggTTTGGGGTTGTTTCGTTAGCAAAGGTACTATTACCTGAttctaaaaagagaaaaattggtCCCAAAACTTTTGATTGTATGCTAATTGGATATACTTTGAATAGTGCTGCATATAGATTCATGGTTGTTAAGAGTGACATTATGAACCTAATACTATTGTGGAGTCTAAAAATGCAGATTTTTCgaacatatttttccttttgaaatcaTGTGTTGATAATATCGCACATTCACTATATATTACTAGCTACAGATTCAGCAAATGTTGATGCTTCTGATTTTGAATTAAGGAGTAAAAGGACTAGGAAAGAAATATAGTTTTTGGAAATGACTTCATTACATTACTTGTGAGGATGTTTTGAAAGAAGCTATTAATAGTGAATTAGAGTCAATATTATCTAATCATACTTGGGAATTAGTAGACCTTCCACCTGGTTCAAAAACTATAGGttgcaaatggatttttaagaaaaaacttaaACCTGATGGGtctattgataaatataaagctaGATTAGTAGCCAAAggatattctcaaaagaaagaCATTGACTACTTTGACACTTATGCTCCTGTTACTAGAATTTCTTCCATTcgaattttaattgcattagctgctattaacaatttaattattcatcaaatggatgttaagacAGCTTTCTTAAATGGAGATCTCGAAGAAAAATTTATATGGATCAACCCGAAGGGTGTGATTCCTAACAACAAGCATAAGGTATGCAAAACTTATGAAATCTTTTTATATGGGCTCAAACAAGCACCAAAACAAtggcatgaaaaatttaatcatgttttagtttccaatggttattttataaatgaatctGATAAATGTATTCAGCAAATTTTTAACAATGTGGGTGTTATAATTTGGtttatatgtagatgatatgcTTAGCTTTTTGGTACTCGTTAGAAATAGTAGTTGAGATGTCAGAATTTTCTTGCATCTAGAATTTGACATGAAGGACACGGGTGAAGCACATTTTAttcttggaattaaaatttctaaatcagATGATGGAATAATGCTTTCACaagaaaattatgttaaaaaagtattaaagaaatataatcaatttaattgcaaCCTGTCTCAACTCCATATGATAGTGCTTTTCATTTTAAGGAAGAATAAAGGGGTTAGTGTTTCTCAAAAATGAATATGCACAAGTAATTGTAGTTTAATGTATTTGATGAACTGCACTGCTCCTCGACATTACTTATGCAGTTTGCAAATTGAGCAGATATACACATAGACCAAATAAGGACCATTGATTGCCCCGAtcgatattaaaatatttgaaaggaactattaattttttggaCTAATGTGATTCGGTTTTCCCGCAGAGATTTTGAAGGGTATAGTGATGCTAATCGGATTTCTGATTCGGATGAAACAAAAGTCAACCAAAGTggatttatttttcactttaggAGGGCTCGCAGTGTGTCTTGAAGTCTTCAAAACAAACTTTGCGACAAAGAAATTAACAATGAGTCTAATTTGTCAGCACTTGAGAAAATAGGCAATCAAGGAATGGATTAGGAATTTCCTCACGATGTTCCTCTTTGAAGAAACCACCCCCTTTCTCGGTTTCAATTCATTGTGATAGCATGCAGTCGCTATGCATGTAGCcaagaataaatcatataatgGTAAAAGTAGGCATATATGTTTAAGACATAATATTGTGAGGCAATtgtttgaagatggagtgataTCACTAAACTATGTAAGATCATAGGTAACCGGGCTCGATCCTTTTAACTCAAAGCACTAGGTAGAAAAACTAGTGTGTGAGACATCGAGGGAATGGGATTGTTGCCTATaacaaaattcaacaatgaTAGTAACCCAACCTGTGTAATTAGTAAATCTAAGAAATAGGTTCATATGGGTAAAAACAAGTCATTGGTTGTTTGGAGATACATATCTATTTCTTATCCCTTCCTATGGTGTATAGTGTAATCGCAATGCGTaaaaggatgaatttgattcTTAATGAATTCCATAGTTCAATTTTGAATGGTGTATTTAATCGCAATTTTACACCGATGGATTCACCCATATAAGTGTGAAAGTGAGTCGCTTTTTCTACGAAAAAACTCACCCAAGTTTTTCTAGAGCACTTATGAATTCCCTGTGCTTTGGAGCATGGTCGAAAAGGTGCCAACCCGATTAGAGTTGCTCAGATTTTAAGAAGGTAATGTGATTTATGAGACGATTGATTTACAACAAGGAATGCTGGTTCatagaaatttttatttcaccAAGTTCATGTAAGTCACTTCTTATATATTCTAGGAATTAGTTCATAGCCCCCAAGGCACTAGTTCTGATgcattatcttcatttgttccgtttctttttcttctatctaaatattttgaaatgggGGGGATTGTTAGAGGGCCCATATTCTTTAGGCCcatatttgtttcaaaacattcccTACTAAGGTTTTAATACCACATTGCTCTCACAAGAAATTTATCTACTTTATATATAAGactattcattatcctttaacATCGCTTTTAGTGGTTATGTTTCTCTACGCCAGCAGTGCAGTGGGTGCAAATTTCGTTGTTTAGATCGAAATTAGCTTTAGAAATTCAACGCATGATGCGGACATGAATGCACCCGATTTAGTGGGTGCACTACATAATGGGTTTTTACCTTTTTACCCCTttca containing:
- the LOC120282961 gene encoding LOW QUALITY PROTEIN: protein NRT1/ PTR FAMILY 8.1-like (The sequence of the model RefSeq protein was modified relative to this genomic sequence to represent the inferred CDS: deleted 1 base in 1 codon) → MEELEGKYTKDGTTDISGKPAIKKNTGNWRACPYILANECCERLAYYGMSTNLVNYMKDRLHMANTTAANNVTYWSGTCYIMPLLGAFVADAYWGRYRTIATFMIIYIFGLALLSMTTCINGLKPSSCNGRDVCHPKQVQSAVVFVALYLIALGTGGIKPCVSSFGADQFDESDQSEKKSKSSFFNWFYFTINIGALIASSVLVWIQMNVGWGWGFGIPAIVMAIAVISFFSGTQLYRHQMPGGSPLTRMAQVIVSAIRKNSVEVPADKSLLHEINDNGSAIQGSPKLEHTDEFRCLDKAAVVTQRDQSKGGRVSPWRLCTVTQVEELKSVVRLLPIWATGIIFSTVYSQMSTMFVLQGNTLDPHMGPSFKIPSASLSLFDTVSVIFWVPVYDKIIVPLARRFTGRERGFTQLTRMGIGLVISVFSMLAAGILEVVRLRIVGRDKLYDSKDYVSMTILWQIPQYFIVGAAEVFTFVGQLEFFYDQAPDAMRSMCSALSLTTNALGNYLSSLLVTLVTAITTMNGRLGWIPDNLNRGHLDYFYWLLAILSLVNFGVYLLIAKWYTYKKTVQTSLPHEAAP